DNA from Arvicola amphibius chromosome 13, mArvAmp1.2, whole genome shotgun sequence:
tgagagagcttGGAACACTCAGTCGTAAATGCAATGTCTCCAAATCCCTCTCTTCCAAGCTCAGGGAACCCCCTttaaagaagaggcagaaagattgttcagagccagaggggatggaggaaacACGAAAAAACAAGgctctctaaatcaacatgagcaaaggtcatgtgaactcagagactgaggcagcatgcagagGACCTGCACAGGCCTGCGCcttgtcttgtgtgtgtatataccatggcttccagtttaatgtttttatgggactcctaagcAGACATATGAATAGGTGTCtggttcttgtgccttttcttggacttttttcttcagtttgttttgttcaaCTCTGATGTAGTAGTTTATATAATAttagttataatatatatatacatatatatgtatatatgtatgtgtgtgtgtgtgtgtgtgtgtgtgtgtgtgtatatatatatatatatatatatattaccccttgttttctaataagaatGGAAAGGGAGTGGAATCCAGAaggaaggggaagtggggaggaactggaaggcgtaaaaggaggggaaactgtaatcaggatatattgtgtgacaaaagaatattaaatattttttaaagtatgtgaatGGATACTGATTTTCACTTGAAAGCTATCATGTCAAAGTGCTTTTCCCCAAATTCTTTaactctgctttgtttttaacttttgaaattaaaatgtctttcttcccttcataCCCTGCCATGTTCCCCTGTTCTTCAAATTTATGGTCTCAATTTTTTTACTAGTTGTtactgcatgtgtttgtgtgtgtatgtttatacacatttataaataccTAAATAAAACCTGTTCAGTCCATTAAGAGGAAAAGAAGTGctccatgcatttttttctttagttgttaaatgctttttaaaaattatgtcttaTCTGTTTCAGTTCTGCTTGAGATTTCAAGGATTTTGAATACTGGTTTAGATATGGAAACGCTATCTATTTGTGTACGACTTTGTGAACAAGGAATCAACCCGGAAGCTTTATCGTCTGTAATTAAGGAACTTCGCAAGGGTACTGAAGCACTAAAGGTTAGATTTGCatattaagggtttttttttttgcttgttttctttctttttactcatTCTGTGTCTTTCATGCATCTCCATCCCGCCCATCTTCCATCCTCTCGCTTCCACCCTCTGTCCCTGCAacctcctccccccaaaataaagcaaaatttaagaggaagaaaaaagaaagggaaaatctcatcatggaagctgcagtgtgacacagtgagtcacacagaaaCCCCTTTATCTATACATGTTTACATGCAGGGCCTTAATTGCAAAGAATCGTTGATctgggctctcactgggactTCCTGGGCATTCTGTTTCTGCCCTGTGTCATGGTCATGAAGATCCCGCAACCCTGGGTCCACAggactcccccactcccctccccatgtACCTCCTATGAAAAACTCCAAGTCCTAATCCCTAGTACCAATGAATAACCATATTTGAAAATGGTATCTGTTTGTCTCAGATTACAGTGAGTTCATACTGAATTAGGGTGGCTTCTAATCCAGCAATTGGGGGTCATTATTCGATATTTGAATAGACATAAGCAGAAACAAACATATGAAGACAAGATAGAAGGCTGTATGTATGTTGCTCAGGAATCCCACTGACCATGAATATTGAAGCTTCAAGTGATGACCATATTGACCAACAGCAAAACAGCTTGGTTTTCACattgttgtttttcaaagcaactcaggggtttttattttattactcatTGATTGTGAAACCTAACACAAAATATACTTACAGGGTAAATAtccattataaatattaaaagggcTGGGAAGTccttaccacacacacatcaaaggTGAATTTGATCTCCAGCTGGGTTCAGGAATGCATGTCTTTATTCCTAGAGCTGTGGAGATGGCCAGTTAGTGTAGACAATAAACTCCAGGTCCACCGAAAGAGTGCTCTCTAAAGCTAAGGTGGAAAGTGTCTGTGGATGACATCCGGTGtcaaccacacacagacacccacacacagacacgcacacacagaatTAAATACCATATAATTATCTTTGCCAGCACCTTAGAAAGCCCTGTTCCTACCACAGGTCTGCTTCTCCGTCTTGCTTCCCCTGTAGTCTCCTGAGTTCTGTAGTGACATTTACCAGTCTCACTAACTGAACGGGATGTCTAAAAGCTACTATAACTTTGTCAAAGTTTTAAGCTTCATTTCAATGGAATTTTACTATTTCTAGTGGGTTCTTTCATTTAGTGTCGTGTTTTGATGTTTGCTTATGATGAATGTCACTGtaatatgtttcttttcttgcaAATAAGTTTGCTTCTACAAATATACTACAATTTGCCCTGTCATGAGTAGATAGAGTTGTTTTCAATGTAAGACTGTTgtaaataatgatactttgagcATTGTAGCCCATGTCTCCTCATGCTTACATATGTGCATTTGGTTTAGATATGTACTTAGACATAAAATGATTGGGCTGTAGCCTGTGTCTGTTACCAACTTAATAGATCATTACAGTGCCAAGCTTTCCCAAAGTGGTTGTCTTAATTTATATTTCACCAGTGTCATAGGAGTTTCCTTTGCTTCAtgtacatcaatgttcatgactgGGCATCTTAGTTTCAGCCATTTCTCATTAAGGGGCACGTATGGGTCCTCTCTTTTTATTTGCACTTCTCAGTACCCTTAACATTGAGTGCATTTCACAGGGTTTTACCCAGCTTCTTTTCAATTAATTTACCTTCCttgtcatctttttaaaaactcagagtATAGCTTTCACAGCAGAATGAAaaagaactggaaaggaagactAGATGATGGTTAAGTGAATTCTTCCTAGGGCTACAGTAGGCATCGGCTCAGGCTACACTGGCATTACTTCCTCCCGCAAACAGTGGCAGGTACTGCTGATGCTCTTCTTCATAACATGCTGCCAGGGAAGTGGAAGCTATAGCAGTGTAGCCCAGCTGTTGAGAGTTAAGGAGTTGACCTGGGCTTTTCATTTGCACTGATTGACAAAGACTATGTAAGccaggttttgttgttttgttttgttttgttttgttttgttttgttttgtttgagacagtttcattaTGTATCTGTGGCCTGcaccaaagtcacagagatcatcctacctctgcctctggagtgccaccacacctggcaaaaatatttaaactctGTTCTAACTCTTTTGTGTGGTAAGTCTTGAAGAGAGAAAAGCTAACTCATTTTCTAAGGAAAACAAGATTTTTTGCCTGTGAGGGAAAGGGTTAGGCCTTTTATATTATtgcattatttataattttcccAACATTTTACCATATTTTCTTGAAATAACTAAAGGGGAAATTTTAATTAGTAAGTAGAAATAGAAGTAAGCCATGCATTTTTCTAAGATTAAATTTATCATTTTCagggctgtgtggtggtggtgtatgcttttaaccTCAGCATTTGAGGTATACAGGTAGGCGGgtccctggtctacatagtgagttccaggacagccaaaactacatagagataccatgtctcaaaaagcaaacaaagttcATCGTTTTCATATTGGCattaagaaattatataattcagtctttgtttcattttgtccccggttttttgaagcagggtttcctCCCCCATGGAGCTCAAGCTGAACTGTAGCTCTGGCTCTTCCTGGCTTAGCCTCTCGGTGCTCAGTTACTGGCAGGAGCTATCCTTTCAGTCATTCTACAAGTACAATCAGATGGGGTTTTGGTGAATGATCAGACACACCTGGGAGGGGAGGTTACCCAttattagaaagaagaaaacctaAGCATTCTCCTTCTTACGCAGATCCTAGCCTataatatgtgcatgtgtaacaGCTGTATAGGGTACTTTATGCTTTAGGAGGAGGCCAAGGAAAATGAGAGAGGACAAAAATGCTGGCAAagggacaggtgagtgtgtgtacataaaaATGCAATTGGTAGTGATGTATAAAACCCTAAATGAAGGGACATTGTAACTGTGTCATTGAGATGTATGGAGTTTGGAACTGGAAGTGCAGGTGTGATGTCTTTTTTTGAGTTCAttacaataaaacaatttttatctttttaagtaaataatatcACAAACAATACCTTTTAGCAAAAGATAAATGAAGAGATTAAAAACATGTTCACTGTTCTGTTGCTTGTGTTCTGCCTACTTTGTAGCTTAATTagtgtttctcatttttcattctgtctctgcactgcaataaaacaaactaataaagATCTTGGAAAACAAGGTCATGAGTAGTACAGTTTTACATGCTCTCTTTATTACTTAAGATGATAGAAATAACTTTGTAATCTAGCagtaaattttaagagaaaatttgtttcattttgctttccatgacaatgtttctctgtttaacagacctaactgtcctggaactcactctgtagaccaggctggcctcaaactcatggagatccgcctgcctctgcctcccttgggattaaagatgtgcaccatcacttCCTGGTGAAAGATAGTCTTtataatacaacaaaaataaaaaccaccataTTTTCACAATAAAAGCAATTCAGTTTATTTTGGGGAATAGCCAGCTGTTTGTTCAATATAGTATAAAACTGACAGATTTACCCACAGTGTGTCTTCTGAAATCACGAGTCTTGCTCTCTTGTTCTAGGCTGCCGAAAACACAAGCTGACTTCTGGAGAAGTCCTTAACAGATATGTCAAGCTCTGCAAGACAATTTGAAGATTGCATTGTAGTACGATGATGTTACTGGTTGCTGtgtagaaaatgttttcttttaaaaagaattgtaaaGCCATGGCTGTGTAAGTCAGTGGGAGGTGGCTGAAGGGAGAGCTAACAGGCGTGTTTACATCACGGCCATCTTTTGTTGTGCCCCCAATTCCTTGGCTTTGCCGTGCTCCTGTTTATGTATTCCTTATTTATAGCTCTGCTAGCTGTAATTTTCCAAACAGGATCTATCAGATGTACACAGCTGCTATGCCTGGTTGGAGTTGGTGGGACACATCAGGTGATGAATAGCAGTTATGACTTGTTGACATTTCCATTATAAACCTTAATTTTGAATTGTTTATGCATAGTAACTGGCTATGTGTTCCATTGGGCTGAAAGTTGATGGAATTTCAGCTGCCATTTGTGAACTTGGCTGTTTTTGTGTTTcacatcttgttttttaaaaaaggatcaaAAATATGTCTTCTAATCATCTCAacagaatattaattttttaaactttttttttggcaGTTAACCCTAACCAAAAGTGTAAAGATCAATTTTTGTATTAGCTAAAACTTAGAACTTTTAGAAACTTAGATTTTAAAAGTAATGCCTGGGCTTGACTTAGCATTATTTGTAGTTTTGAACATTTAAATCTAATGAGAGTAGCTGAgagtgcttttctttctaaattttatacCCAAATAAAGGCCTACAAAATAATGTATAAAGTAAAAACAGCAAACGTGCAAAAattcccttttaattttattgcataaaaataataggaatgctTACTATTTAATTATGAGTGGTTATTAAATCAGTATATAGGTGGTGTATTTTAACAAATTGGTAGGATTTCCACTTGTTAATATAAACTAATGAAACGTATATTAGTAATTATGACTTTACAGAAAATGTTTGTGTGTCATTTATACCATTAAAGCTTAAACTTGAAAATGATGgttcaaaaataaattcaaagaaattttTGATGGTATTGATTCTGTTCCTGTTACAGAATCTCAGTGGGATATTTTCACAAGCTTAAAATGGATTTaatctgaatttttttgtttcttaaattttaattttagttctcTGACATTTAAATGATATACAAGCATTCATTTTTCTGTACCTTTTTTTGTATTTCAAACAAGtggaaatggtttttaaaagatttaataacTAAGTAGCTACCCTCTCTGCTGCCCTTAAACTAATCTCAACTATTGATCATTATTCCCTGCTACCAGAAGACAGGGCAGAGGAATTGTGCATCGCAGTCTGCCTTGGTCTATATAGGCAATATAATGAGACATgatctcaacaaacaaaatctGAGCTTGTAGCTATTTTGACTTTAAATGCATGACATCTTTACTAAGTAAATTGAAAGGTCTATGATAGGCAGCTCTCCCAAGTTGGGAGACAGAACTTGTGAGAATCATATGCTTGATGATGCACGTATTACATATGATTTATAAAATCAGAAAGTAGTTCCTCAAACTCCACAGTTTGTATTTACTTCTAGGACATAGagttgataattttatttatgatgttGTAGATTAAGTTATTTATGTGTGAAACAAAGTAGGAAAATATATTGAGAAAGGATTATGTTTATAGAGAACATGTTGTGTCTGTTTACAGAGAACTTcgtgttacatttttaaatgtaaactatatttttaatgagCTCATAGGAATATTTAAGAAACCAGTGGTACAAGTACAATGGCAGTATCATGCATGTtgtaaatgacaaaaataaaatgatttttgcaTTATTGGCATGTCCCTTGATATAATAAATGCTTCTGTGAGTTCAGTTCGGTTTCTGAAGGTAGTCTATAAATATTAAGGCATTTACtatgtataaaaattttaagctaggttatatgtatttacattatataattacatcttaaattaagcttTAGGTAGgagtagaattatttttttctgatagtgAGAGGCGATAATCATATTAGAATTGACTTGGTTTTAAAACTAAATTGACAgttcaaataaatgtaatattatGGTTTTTCCCTCTTCATATAAGATAATGTACGTGGAAATTATAAAGTTATTTGTATGTTGTTCAAATATGTGGCCATTTACCAATAACTGAATCGAATATGTTTCAAACAATTAAGAACTTGATGCCCTTGGTCTCATTGACTATTGTCTGTTATAGTGAAAGATAACATAAAATTTATGGTGTTTTAGTGGTTGAAATTGAGCAACTTAGTGCCATGAAGAACCTGCCATTGTTTGTAACTCTGACCGTCCTTAGAGTTTTGTCATCCTCTCAGACTGAAACAGTGTGCTAGTCAGTCAGTGactccccatctcttcctctgaccCAGCCAAGCCATTTCCTGCATTCTGTCCGTGAACTTAACTCTAGGCCTCTCCTAGAAGTTGAGTCACTTATATTTGCCCATTGAGTCTCAAGACCATTGCGGTCAATGTTtatgctgtgttttctttgttcattcacCGGCCACTGGGGCTGTTGTGCAGTTATCTattcatcctctctttctctgaggcACATAATCCACAAATGGAAGGATGGGTTACATACAGTAAGGAGAGACCAGAGAGGAGGTTATGATACCAACATAGTCCTCTAAGTGGTCAAATCAGGTTAGAATCCAGAGGCATTAGAAAAAGGTGTGGACTTTAGTGGAGCATTATGTGGGAAATGCACTGGGTTTCTAAACGTAGGAAACCAAATGGAAatcatatttcctttaaaaaatattttttagcaaaGACCTTAGTATGTGTATTAAACTTCATCCTTGCCGACTCTCCAGAGATCTCACAACTGTGTCTGTTTTTCATTGTGCAGCATTTATGCATTTATGACTACTTCCAAGTATAGAGAGTTTAGTGATTGTTAATTCCCGTCCACATCTATTTGAAAAAGTCACACAAGGGCAGgagtttttcttgattttcttcattgatgtAGTGCTTATAGTCTGAGCAGTGCATAAGTAACACACAGTAAATGCTTAGTAAATACATGTCAGACTGAATAGATAAACTGGGCATCTAAAAgtgcatccccacaccatatggCTGAAAAATTGTAACTAATGTACAGAGAAATTGCTACTTAAGGCAAAGTCTTGGTATTATAGCACATCTAATGTAATTCTTTGCCTTCCAGTAACTGCAAGGGGTAGCCCCTTTAGCCTGTAACAGATAACTCAAGAGACAAGATGTAGCTTAATGGAGCTaaaatacagaagtaagaaagccAAGATGGGAAGGCCCACAAACCTTACTTAGTGCTCTCACTGAACAGCTAGCCCTCTTACCAGGTGAGAGATGGGGTCAGGTGCCCATAGCTGTAGTTGAAGATAACAGAGAGGCTTACCTCTCTTAGGCTGCCGAGATGAGTCTACCATGGCTGGTGATGAGCTCATGCATTTCAGATGAGCTGTAGCATCTCAGTAGATGACATTACTGCCTTTTAATTAGGATAACAAACAAGCTATGCCTGATGGTGTAAGCCTATATCCTgccacttgggaaactgagtcaggaggatAGCAAgttccagcctgcctgcctgaacAATTTAGCAAGGCcatttctcaaattttaaaaagaaaagaggcattGGGCATTTTGGTGTCAGGCCCTAGGTTCTATCACCAGTACTGCCCTACCTCAGAAAAGGGGAGGACAGCCTGAAACATGATGAATTGCATCGGATAACAGCAAAACAAATACTGACATTCAGGGTTGAGTTCATAAAGTCAAGTTAAGTATTTAaagtaatcattttaaaaaggtttaactTCCAGCTTCAAATGGCAGCTTTGGTCTCTAAAAGTCAGTGTCCATTAGAAGAGAGCAGAATATTGAGGTGTCTTGCAAATGGAAGTGTGGAAATGGAGGTGTTGAAAGCAGTCTGCGTTGTCATGTGTGACCACCGAAAGCAGTAAATCAGATGTACCATGCAGGGCTACATCAGGAAGCCTTTATGG
Protein-coding regions in this window:
- the Mzt1 gene encoding mitotic-spindle organizing protein 1 — encoded protein: MASGSGAGAAASANLNAVRETMDVLLEISRILNTGLDMETLSICVRLCEQGINPEALSSVIKELRKGTEALKAAENTS